Proteins co-encoded in one Erwinia sp. genomic window:
- a CDS encoding hypothetical protein (ID:JIFNMEKO_01155;~source:Prodigal:2.6), with the protein MTDEEISDFMLLSPAVALVDFVQNKEGFRQIAHRVRELSSVPELERIDAFSMACLVMGVEKNQGLS; encoded by the coding sequence ATGACAGATGAAGAAATCAGCGATTTTATGCTGTTGTCACCGGCTGTAGCGCTTGTGGATTTTGTTCAAAATAAAGAAGGTTTTCGTCAGATAGCGCACCGCGTGAGAGAGCTTTCCAGCGTTCCAGAACTTGAGCGTATTGACGCTTTTTCAATGGCATGCTTAGTAATGGGTGTGGAGAAAAATCAGGGTTTGAGTTAG